AAGTGTCAGGTTGTAGTTCCTCCAGGCCACTTACTCCATATATGAGCTTGGAAGGTTGGCTTGCTGTCTCTGGGTCTTGGTTTCCCCACCTGAGACTCATGGAAATattaaatgaggccaggcatggtggctggctcacacctgtaatcccagcactttgggaggctgagatgggagtatctcttgagcccaggagttccagaccagcctgggcaacatggtgaaacacagtctctgcaaaaaatacaaaaaattagccaggcacagtggcacgtgcctgtagtcccagctactcgggaggctgaggtaggaggattgcttgagcccaggaggttgaggctgcagtgagctgtgactgcgccactgcgctccagcctgggcgacggagcgagaccctgtctcaaaaaaaaaaaaaaaaaaaaaaaaagcttaaatgagataatctgtgGCGGGGTGTCTGGCACAGAGGCAGAGTCTAGCGAATATGCGCTTCTCTTATGTGTTAGTATCTctatctttctccctctctggggGAAGGGATTGGGAGTAGGCCCCCTCCACGTAGGTCTTCACTTCTGCCCTCCTTCTCTAGAAGTCGAGGACTCAATCCTTGGCCCGTGGGGAAAGTGGCGGTGTCTCTGCGACCTGGGCAAGCAGGAGCGCAGCCGCGAGGTAGTGGGCACAGCGCCGGGCCCGGTTTTCATGGACCCGGAGAACCTGATCCAGTTACGGCCCTGCCGGCAACGGGATTGTCCATCCTGCAAGCCCTTCGACTGCGACTGGAGGCTCTGAGCCCGGGTGAGAGAGGGGCCcagaggaggcagggctggggcaagCCGCGGGGCCCAGTGTGGGCCCGGAGGGAGGACGTGCGGTGCGGGGCGGGTATGAAGCGAGTTTGGGGAAGGGAGAACTGGGGCTCCAAGTCTTGAGTGACTTGAGGCTGATTTGGTTAgggggaagctgagtcaggagccATGAGCCCCGCTGATAtctaaggagaaaaggagaaaagtggAGGCGGCGCCGGGCgccggggctcacgcctgtaattccagaattttgggaggcctaggcaggcggatctcttgagtccaggagttcaagatcagtctgagCAATACAGTTGAGATCACCTctccataaaaatttttaaaattaggccgggcgcagtggctcccgcctgtaatcccagcactttgggaggccgaggcgggcggatcgcaaggtcaggagatcgagaccatcatggctaacacggtgaaaccccgtctctactaaaaatataaaaaattagccgggcgcggtggcgggcgcctgtagtcccatctactggggaggctgaggcaggagaatggcgtgaacccgggaggcggagcttgcagtgagcagagatcacgccactgcactccagcctgggcgacagagtgagattccgtctaaaaaaaaaaaaaaaaaaaaaaaaatttaaattagacgagcgtggcggcacatgcctgtggtcccagctactcggtaggatggggagggaggatcgcttgagcctgggaggcaaaggttacagtgagccgagctcgCTACACTgctatccagcctgggcaacagagtaacatcctgtctcaaaaaaaaaaaaaaaaaaaaaaaaaagtggagagggAGGCGCAGAGGAGTAAAAGGAGATAAAGAGACAATGAACTAGGACCCTGAGGAAGGGGCATGAGCCTGGTAAGGGACGGGAACCCACAGGCAGAGGACATGAGCCCCAGTGAGTCCAGGGAATAGAAGAAGTGgtggaggccaggcactgtggctggctggctcaggcttgtaatcccaacactttgggaggcggaggcgaccggatcatttgagcccaggagtttgaagccagcctgggcaacataatgagaccccatctctataaaaaaataccaaaaatagtcgagcatggtggtgtggtgtgcacctgtagtccagctgcttgggagactgaggtgggaggatcgcgtcagcccaggaggtggaggttgcagtgagccaagatcgcgccactgcactccagcctgggcaacagagagagaccctgtctaaaaaaaaaaaaaaagcctgggcgcggtggctcacgcctgtaatcccagcactttgggaggccgaggcgggcggatcacaaggacaggaaatcgagaccaacctggctaacacggtgaaaccccgtctctactaaaaagtacaaaaaattagccgggtgtggtggcgggcgcctgtagtcccagctactcaagaggctgaggcaggagaatggcgtgaacccgggaggcggagcttgcagtgagcggagatggcgtcattgcactccagcctgggcgacagagcgagactctgtctcaaaaaaaaaaaaaaaaaaaaaaaaggtggtcgaggggtgggggtggggacattCATTCTAAGTTGGGAGGAATGAGCTTCTATAGGGGGCAGAGACCCTGAGCAGGAGTCCACTGAGGTCTGTGATCTCCAACGGGGGTGGGGAAGGCTTGGCCCTGAATGAGACAGAGGTTAGGAAGCACAGATCTTGCAGGGAGTGGAGGTGGGCCGAAGGGAGCAACAAAGAGAGAGTTTGGGGACTCCAAATCCAAAAGCCTGAGTTTAGTGGAAGCGAGGCTACCTGGTCCAGGGGACTTAGAATGTGTATGGAAGCAGGGACCGCAAGTAAAGGGCCTGAATCCAAGTGGAAGTTGGGGACCCAGTGATGCGGGAACCCGTGTCCTGGGAGTGGGGTGATATTTGACTCTCTAGTTCCCCATTAGGCTGGGTCTTCGAAGCTGCGTCTCAGTTTCCCTCTTATTTCCCCCTCTTCCCACCGGCCAACGCAGGCGGGGCCTCAGAGACCGTGAAGCAGAGCTTGCAAAGTGACCCCGTCCACCAAATTCCCCAAGCTGAGTGTTCGGCCGTAGCCCTTCGGGACTACAATTCCCAGGAGAGCGCACGGCAGCGACGTCGGCGTCGGCTGCGTAAGCGACCACGGCGGCGGGAGCGTCAGGGGCGTGTTCTGCCCGCGGATTGGCCGGAAACAAGCGCCGCTGCGGGGCCCGCGGAAAACGCGCGCCGAGACCCGCTGCTGCGGTATTAGTTCTTGCAGCTGGTGGTGGCGGCCGAGGCGGCATGGATCTCAGCGAGCTGGAGAGAGACAATACGGGCCGCTGTCGCCTGAGTTCGCCTGTGCCCGCGGTGTGCCGCAAGGAGCCTTGCGTCCTGGGCGTCGATGAGGCTGGCAGGGGCCCCGTGCTGGGTGCGCCCCTAgggccagggaggggaggggcgtGGTACGGGGGATACGGGAAACGGGAGTTGGGATTGCACCGCACCAGGGAAGGGGATGTGGTCGTGGTGATGGCACCTAAAGAAGCAGTGATGATAGAACAGGGATGAATGGCAACTTTCACGGGCTCAGTGATTGGACCCCGGCTGCCAGAAAACTGacacccctcctccccaggccccaTGGTCTACGCCATCTGTTATTGTCCCCTGTCCCGCCTAGCAGATCTGGAGGCGCTGAAAGTGGCAGGTGAGTCCGAGGTGTGCGTCTGGGAAAGGGATTCCTGGGTATGTGCAGGGGCAGGTGAGAACTGAAAGGGGAGGGCAGGAACTGGGAGAACCAGCTGTTCCCCTTCTCTTCCAAACCTCCTCCCAGACTCAAAGACCTTATTGGAGAGTGAGCGGGAAAGGCTGTTTGCGAAAATGGAGGACAGGGACTTTGTCGGCTGGGCGC
This portion of the Pongo abelii isolate AG06213 chromosome 20, NHGRI_mPonAbe1-v2.0_pri, whole genome shotgun sequence genome encodes:
- the THSD8 gene encoding thrombospondin type-1 domain-containing protein 8; amino-acid sequence: MARTPAALLLAPLLLLQLATPAQVYQDYQYLGQQGEGDTWEQLRLQHLKEVEDSILGPWGKWRCLCDLGKQERSREVVGTAPGPVFMDPENLIQLRPCRQRDCPSCKPFDCDWRL